The Magnolia sinica isolate HGM2019 chromosome 9, MsV1, whole genome shotgun sequence genome contains a region encoding:
- the LOC131255552 gene encoding probable alpha,alpha-trehalose-phosphate synthase [UDP-forming] 9 has translation MASRSCANLLDLVSEDLLDIPKTPRILPRVMTVPGIIPDLDDYGTADGSSDVLSSVPWRRIIIVANQLPLHAQRDPATGSWCFSLDEDSLVLQMKDGLSSGTEVIYVGSLKVDIEAKKQEEIAQKLLEEYRCIPTFLDPDLQRKFYHGFCKQQLWPLFHYMLPICPDHGDRFNKSLWQAYKTANRKFADKVFEVINPDNDYVWIHDYHLMALPTLLRKRAHRVKLGFFLHSPFPTSEIYRTLPVRDEILRSLLNSDLIGFHTFDYARHFLSCCSRILGLTYESKRGYIGIEYYGRTVYIKILPVGVHMGRLETVLNLPCTVNKVKEIQERFKGKKLILGVDDMDIFKGISLKLLAMEQLLKQYLRKVDGKVVLVQITNPARSNGKDVQEARREAFSTVERINEKYGSPDYHPVVLIDQPVPLYEKIAYYAAADCCIVNAVRDGMNLVPYKYVVCRQGTREMNKALGIVEESPRTSMLVVSEFIGCSPSLSGAIRVNPWNVEDVADALYKAVTMPEPEKQLRHEKHYRYVSSHNVAYWARSFEQDLERACKDHYNRRCWGIGLGLGLGFRVIALDLNFRKLSIDHIVSAYKRTNRRAIFLDYDGTVMPQTSISKTPSDEVISVLNSLCSDPKNTVFIVSGRGRSSLSEWFAPCETLGIAAEHGYFIRWGKAADWETCSLAADFDWKTIVEPVMRLYTETTDGSYIESKESALVWHHQDADPDFGSCQAKELLDHLESVLANEPVVVKRGQHIVEVKPQGVSKGLVAEKLLSAMVCSGKQPDFVLCIGDDRSDEDMFESILSTVANPSFHEAPEIFACTVGQKPSKAKYYLDDTVDVVKLLYGLAAASSQQPKHTDSRVSFESTA, from the exons ATGGCGTCAAGGTCGTGTGCAAACCTTTTAGATTTGGTGTCTGAGGACCTGTTGGATATTCCTAAGACTCCAAGAATACTTCCTCGAGTGATGACGGTTCCTGGGATTATTCCTGACCTAGATGACTATGGCACTGCAGATGGGAGTTCAGATGTTCTTTCTTCTGTACCCTGGCGACGGATAATTATAGTGGCCAATCAGCTTCCTTTGCATGCTCAAAGGGATCCAGCAACTGGAAGCTGGTGCTTCAGTTTGGACGAGGATTCTCTTGTCTTGCAAATGAAGGATGGTCTCTCATCTGGTACTGAAGTTATTTATGTTGGTTCTCTAAAGGTTGATATAGAAGCAAAGAAACAGGAGGAAATCGCTCAAAAATTGCTGGAGGAGTACCGTTGTATACCCACATTTCTGGATCCTGACCTGCAGAGAAAGTTCTACCATGGCTTTTGCAAGCAGCAGCTTTGGCCCCTTTTTCACTACATGTTACCCATTTGCCCAGACCATGGTGACCGGTTCAACAAGTCTCTGTGGCAAGCCTACAAAACCGCGAATCGAAAATTTGCTGACAAGGTCTTTGAGGTGATTAATCCTGATAATGATTATGTCTGGATTCATGATTATCACCTTATGGCTCTCCCGACACTCTTAAGAAAGCGGGCCCATCGAGTTAAGCTCGGATTCTTCCTTCACAGTCCATTCCCCACGTCTGAAATTTACCGGACTCTGCCTGTTAGAGATGAAATTCTGAGGTCGTTGCTAAATTCTGATCTAATTGGTTTTCATACATTCGATTATGCACGGCACTTCCTTTCTTGTTGCAGCAGGATTCTGGGCCTGACCTATGAATCTAAGCGGGGCTACATTGGGATTGAATATTATGGCCGCACAGTATATATTAAGATTCTCCCTGTCGGTGTTCACATGGGTCGCCTTGAAACTGTATTAAACCTTCCCTGTACGGTCAACAAAGTTAAAGAGATCCAAGAGCGGTTCAAGGGAAAAAAGCTGATTCTAGGCGTAGATGACATGGACATATTTAAAGGTATCAGTCTGAAGCTGCTAGCGATGGAGCAGCTTTTGAAGCAGTATTTGCGGAAGGTGGATGGAAAAGTAGTCTTGGTTCAAATCACTAATCCAGCAAGGAGCAATGGGAAGGATGTCCAGGAAGCGAGACGTGAAGCCTTTTCGACGGTTGAAAGGATCAATGAAAAATATGGCTCTCCTGACTATCATCCAGTGGTTTTGATTGATCAGCCCGTTCCTCTGTATGAAAAGATTGCCTATTATGCCGCGGCAGACTGTTGTATAGTCAATGCTGTGAGGGATGGCATGAACTTAGTTCCATACAAGTACGTGGTTTGCAGGCAGGGAACTCGGGAGATGAATAAAGCTCTGGGCATCGTTGAGGAGTCCCCACGAACGAGCATGCTTGTTGTGTCGGAATTCATAGGCTGCTCCCCATCTCTGAGCGGGGCCATCAGGGTCAATCCATGGAACGTTGAGGATGTCGCTGATGCCTTGTACAAGGCCGTAACCATGCCTGAACCCGAGAAGCAGCTGCGCCATGAAAAGCATTATCGGTATGTCAGCTCTCATAATGTGGCTTATTGGGCCCGCAGCTTCGAGCAAGATCTGGAGAGGGCCTGCAAAGATCACTACAATAGGCGGTGCTGGGGCATTGGGTTGGGTCTGGGTTTGGGTTTCAGGGTCATTGCCCTTGATCTAAATTTTAGGAAGTTGTCCATTGATCACATTGTTTCAGCATATAAGAGAACGAATAGGAGGGCAATATTTTTGGACTACGATGGTACCGTCATGCCCCAAACATCCATTAGTAAAACTCCCAGTGATGAGGTCATTTCTGTGCTGAATAGCTTGTGCAGTGATCCTAAGAACACTGTATTTATTGTTAGCGGCAGGGGGCGGAGCAGCCTAAGTGAGTGGTTTGCCCCATGCGAGACGTTAGGAATTGCGGCTGAGCATGGTTACTTCATAAG GTGGGGTAAGGCTGCTGATTGGGAAACCTGTTCACTAGCTGCTGACTTTGATTGGAAAACAATTGTGGAACCTGTTATGAGACTATATACTGAGACAACAGATGGGTCTTACATAGAATCGAAGGAAAGTGCGTTGGTCTGGCATCATCAAGATGCAGATCCCGATTTCGGATCCTGTCAAGCGAAGGAACTGCTAGATCATCTGGAGAGTGTACTTGCAAATGAGCCCGTTGTTGTTAAAAGAGGTCAGCATATCGTGGAAGTTAAACCCCAG GGAGTGAGTAAAGGGTTGGTAGCGGAGAAGCTTCTTTCGGCAATGGTGTGTAGTGGGAAGCAACCAGATTTCGTCTTGTGCATCGGAGATGACCGATCAGATGAGGACATGTTTGAAAGCATCTTGAGCACGGTTGCGAATCCGTCGTTCCATGAAGCCCCCGAGATTTTTGCATGCACAGTTGGGCAGAAGCCAAGCAAGGCTAAATATTATCTAGATGATACCGTGGATGTTGTGAAATTGCTTTATGGCCTTGCTGCTGCTTCGAGTCAGCAGCCAAAGCATACAGATTCTCGAGTTTCATTTGAGAGTACTGCTTGA